In Halobacillus amylolyticus, the following proteins share a genomic window:
- a CDS encoding LytR/AlgR family response regulator transcription factor, with product MSIRAIVVDDERFSREELIFLIEHYPSVEVVGEADSGEVAIMKTIQLQPDVLFLDVEMPKMDGMEVAKSVQELKKVPEIVFATAYSDFAVEAFRHNAVDYLLKPFDEEQLSHTIERLEKKLMDQGYQRKTWTPTKLAIEEDGDIRYLDPNDILYVYREGRVTKVVGKSRSYEVNWPLKEVEARLTPFSFFRIHKSYLVNLDYIERLIPWFNGAYQLELRGHKEKLSVSRNYVKNLRNQLEL from the coding sequence ATGAGTATTCGTGCCATAGTTGTTGATGATGAACGTTTCAGCCGTGAGGAGCTTATCTTTTTAATAGAACATTACCCTTCTGTTGAGGTTGTAGGGGAAGCTGATTCTGGTGAGGTTGCAATAATGAAGACGATTCAACTGCAGCCTGATGTGTTATTTCTTGATGTTGAGATGCCGAAAATGGATGGGATGGAAGTAGCTAAGTCTGTTCAGGAGTTAAAGAAGGTACCTGAAATTGTATTTGCAACCGCTTATTCTGACTTCGCTGTTGAGGCGTTTCGTCATAATGCGGTTGATTATTTATTAAAGCCTTTTGATGAAGAGCAGTTGTCACACACAATCGAGAGACTGGAGAAGAAGTTGATGGACCAGGGGTATCAAAGAAAGACCTGGACGCCGACAAAGCTGGCAATAGAAGAAGACGGCGATATCCGTTATCTTGATCCTAACGACATTTTATATGTTTACAGGGAAGGAAGGGTGACGAAGGTCGTTGGGAAGAGCAGAAGCTACGAAGTGAATTGGCCGCTTAAAGAGGTAGAGGCACGTCTTACGCCTTTTTCATTTTTCCGAATTCATAAAAGTTATCTCGTTAATCTTGATTACATTGAGCGACTTATCCCATGGTTCAACGGTGCCTATCAGCTTGAGTTGAGAGGGCATAAGGAAAAGCTATCCGTCAGCCGCAACTATGTAAAAAACTTAAGGAACCAACTAGAGTTATAA